The Listeria cossartiae subsp. cossartiae genome includes the window TCTCTCCTGAATAAGTTATTTATCTGGGAAAAAAACATCCTTCACAGGGAAATGGTGGGACCATGATTTTAATACGCTCGTAAAAATTCACGTAGTCACCCCTTTCTATTTTAAACGGAGTGGTTCCGTTTTTTCGTTTAAGTTTATTGTAGTATAGATGGGCGGAAAGATAAAGTGTTGGTGAGTGTTTGAATAAATATACAATGATATTTACATGATTTCGATGTTTAAGTGGAAAATTTCAACTATATGTAGTTAAGTTAAGCTGGTATGTGAAACTTTTGTGACTATCAAGCTTGAGGCTGAATAGAAACATGTATAATGAGCTGTTTAGCGCTTTTTTTATTCTGAAAATGAAGTTTTTGTAACACGATATGTGTAGAAAATGCACTAAGACACTATAACTTTAGCCATTTAGGATAAGAATTGAGTCGTTCATTACATTTTTGGTTATACATTACTTTTTTGTGTTACATTAGGAATAGTTGGAATATTATAAAATTAAAACTTTGGAGGTTTCATAGGGAGGATATATTCTAACCTATTTATTTGGTTATGCAATATAAATATTAATTGGAAAGAGGAGGAAAATACAATGAAGAAAAAAGTATGTGTTTTAGCGATAGCATTGCTTACAGTGTTATCACCGATGGGCGCTTTAGCTGCTCAAAATCTAAATGAAGGAGAGACTAGCTTAGATTCATTAATGAGCGCAAATAAAACAGGTGAAAAAGTGATTTTTTCTGAGACCACAACAGGAAAAAAACCTCTATTAAAAGCAGCTCAATCAGCTGGAGGCGGCACTTTCTGGGTTACATGGGGGCAAGATAGACATTATTCAAATTATCAGCATACTAAAAAAACGCATAGATCAAGCGCTTCTAACTATAGAGCGACGGAAAGAAGTAGCTGGAAAGCAAAGAATAATCTAGCTACTGCATGGATTAAGTCATCATTATGGGGTAATAAAGCTAATTGGGCTACAAAATAATTCCTATAAAGCTAAGAAATATTTCTGTTTCTTAGCTTTATATTAAAGTAAGGATGGTGTAATGAAAAAGTTTCTTTCTATTATTATTTTAGTGACGCTTATCATTGGTAATGTCATGTTTTTTAACTTTATTAGCAATACTTTGTCGCGTGATTTTCTTTTTAAAGAGCAAACGGAAGTGCAGTTTAAGTATAAAGAGGACTACCAAGTTTCGGATTTTAATAATTCTATTAAGACATTTTCAGAAACGAAAAATATTAATATAGCGCAGTATACATTTTTAGGTGAACGCGATTTGAATATTTATGGCTCTAATTGTCAATTTTCGCCAAATATAAACCTAAAGAAAGGAGATTATCCCAATAAAAATCAGTTTTTGGCAAATGAGGAAAGTGGTGACAAAAAACAATCGGGTGTGATTTATCATCCTTCTAAGTATTGGTCTTTAAAGGTTTATGACTTTGGACAGATTAAAAATGTGGGTCTAAGTGATACTTTTTATGTAAGTGGCTTAGATAACCAGGATACTTATCAGGCTTTCTTAAAGGAATTTGAACAGTACGGGGAAATAACTACGAAAAGTGTTGACGTGAGCTGGTGGAAATATATTAATATCCCGTTACTTATGACTTTGCTTTTGTGTTTCGCTATTTTGTTTGTTTTTACATATTACTATTTAAGATACTCTAAACAACGGTTATTAGTTAATCGTATATGGGGGAACTCTGAATTAGTGACATTAATGTCTTTGTTCAATAAAACTATAATATTTACTTTGTTTAGTGTGTTAGCAATTCTGATAACTTTTGTTAGTATTTTTTTAGCAAATGGGCTAGCCACGTACTTAGTGGAGATAGTGTGGAAGTTGCTTTTATTTAATGTACTTTTATTTATTTTTATTCTGTTTCCAATGTATTTCTTTGGATTACTTAGAATAAAGAAAATCGATCAAGCAAAATCAGACCAGCGTATGCAATCATCAAGACAGCATTTGGCAATCAATCTAGTTATTAAATTTGTGCTGCTCTGCTTATTTATAGGTACTTTTATTGCTTCTCATCAATCACTTCAGACATTAAATACAAGACTAGCTAATATTGATGTATGGGAAGCTACAAAGGATATTTTTAAAGTAAAAGTAGGGGTTTTACCTGAGGGGATTCAAGATGACTTAAAAGCTGATAAAGAGCTAAACGACAATTTAAGTGCTTTTTATGAAGAAGGTACATCTAAGAAAGAGATGTTTTTAATGTATTCGAATAATTTTCAGCGAAGTGAAACTAATACTTTTTTCTATGAAACTTATTTGAAAAAGGACTCTGAAATAAACTCACCTGAGGGTAATAGCGTAGAAATTGATTTTAATTACTTAAAATTAAATCCGATTAAAAGTATAAAAGGTCAGAACGTGGAAAAAGAAGCGATAATCAGTGATAAAGTTTTGAATATTATTGTTCCTAATAGTAAGAAGGGACTAGAGAAAGATATAAAAAACACTTTTCTTGATTACTTCTATTTTCAAAAAGTAGAAGTGGCGAATATTTATAACGAAGCTTTAGACCTGCCTGATGTAGCGCTAAGTAAGGAAGACTTAAGTGTTAATATTATTTATGCAGAAAATAATCAAGATTATTTTTCCTATGATAGTAATACTGGGGATTTTAGGACTGGAAATATCACGGATCCAATTGCGATTCTATATACGGGGAATATTGACTCATCTAGTATTGGTGCTCATGTAACTTCTTCTGTATATTTTGTTGATAAATCGAAAGGTGATGCTTTTAACGCTATCTTACCACTTATTAGTAATTCAAATGCAAGAGAAATTACCCATGTAACGAGTGTATATCAAGAAGTATCAAGGGAAATAACTACTTTGAAATGGCAAATATATCAGCAATTGATAGGTACGATTATCTTAGCCCTATGCTTATGCTCTTTTATGGTACTTCTTGTACTGTCCTATTATCGAGAGAACCTATATAAGCAACTAATTTATCATGTATTTGGCTATTCGTTTTGGAAAAGTAGTAAATGGTTTGTTATAAGCAATTTATTTGTGAGTGTTTTTTCTGGAATCCTCATTTTTATTCTTAGCAAAGAACTGGTTGCCCTATATTTTAGCGTTGTTATTCTCCTCATAGAACTGTGTGTTATTTATTTCTTAAAGGAAAAAGTAATTAATAAAGATTTTAAAGCCATACTAAAAGGTGAAAAATATGATTGAATTAGTTAATGTCAGTAAAAAGATACAAGATAAATTGATTTTGGAAAAAGTCTCTCTTTCTATTGGAGCTGGTGAATTTATTGCAGTCGTCGGCGAGAGTGGTAGTGGGAAGACCACGCTGCTAAATGTTATCGGACACCTAGATTCAAAAGATAGTGGGCAAGTTATTATTAACGAGATGGAATATCAGACGAAAAAAGAAGTCATGACTCTAAAAAAAGAGGTGTTAGGTTTTATATTCCAAAATTATCTATTGATGGAAAATGAAACAGTGTTAGAAAACTTATCCATTTCAGGTGGGGAAAATCGCAAGCTAATGATAGAGCATTTAGAAGAAGTAGGAATGGATGAGAGCTATTTAGCAAAAAAAGTATACCAATTAAGCGGTGGAGAAAAACAACGGATTGCTATTGTACGCATTTTACTCAAACCATTTCAACTTTTACTTGCGGACGAACCAACAGGCAATTTAGATGATAAAAACAAACAAAAAATCATTGAATTATTTTTAGCCTTGAAAAAGCAAGGTAAGACTATCATTTGTGTTACGCATGACCCGGAAATATCCGGAAAAGCAGATCGGATCATTTATATTGAGAAGGGAGAAATAGGATGAAAATTGTTAGTATTTCTTTAGTAAATAGTCTATTAATACTCTTAGTGGTGCTTATTCATAAAATTTTCTTTAGGGTATTATTGCTTGGATATGAAAACTTGTTTATCTATTGGGGCTCCTTTGTATTAATTTATTTTATTTTGAATTTAATTACGAATAGGTTGCTGTTATCCAGGGCTTAAATAACAAAAATCCCAGCTACTAAACTAGCAGCTGGGATTTTTTTACTCAAATAAGAAATCTAAAATCTTATCACCAATTTTTTTCTTCTCACCTTGATAAGGGAAGCAGTGCATATGCATCGCGGGATTGAAGTTTAGCTCGATGATAGCATGCTTATCACGGTCAATTGTTTCACGTGGAACAATTATGTCTACGCCGCAAATTTTGGCGTCAAGGACTTGTGTGGCGCGAATAGCTATCTCTTTGAAGTAGTCGTCCATTTCTTCGGTATAGTCAATGCTATCGCCGCCAGTGCTGACGTTGGAGTTTTCGCGAAGGTAGATGACTTCTTTTGCTTTAGGAATGCTATCCCAAGAAAGGTTTTGCATGGAAAGCATTAGAGTTTCCTCTGGACCAGTACGGATTTTTTCAAGTGGTTTTAAATGGTCGGTTCCGCGCAATGGATCGGTGTTTTTTTCTTCGACTAGTTCGCGTACTGTATGGATTCCGTCGCCAGTTACGTTGGCGGGCACGCGTTTTAGTACGGCTTCAACTTTGTCGTTGATAACTAAGAAGCGGAATTCGTCGCCAGGAATGAACTCCTCGATAATAACGGAGCTATCATAGCTAAATGCGATATTTAAAGCTTCTTGGTAATCTTCGCGGGTGAATTTATTTTTGAAAATACTGATACCCCACCCGTAATTGGTGGATTTTGGTTTCACAACGATTTGTTTATCCTCAAATAGGGAGAACGCTTCTAGTGCAAGTGCTTGGTCGCTAAAACTGTCGCCAAATGGGACGCGAATATCGTGTTCTGCGAGTACAAGCTTTGTGACTACTTTGTTTTCCATCATTAAAACGGAAACATAGTTGTCTTTGGATGTTTTGCTCGCTTGTTTGACATACTCCACATGGTCGCCTTTTTGGAAGCGAAGGAAGTTTTCTGCTCGGTCTAATACGTCTACTTTGATGCCGCGCGCGATGGCGTCTTTCCAGATGATTTGGGTGGAAAGTTCCATGTCTTCTGCGCCAATCAATTTGTAGGCTAGCGCTTCGGTTTCTTCCATGTAAGTTTTTGCTTGGTTTAAGTGGAAGTCGACATAGCCTTCTTTGGTTACTTGTTGTTTCACTTGAGCCGCGATTGTTTTTTCAGGATGTAGCAGACGTTCTTTTTGCTTTTCGATGATTGCTTGGCGCTTGGTGTCTTCTGGTAGTAAGTCTCGGATGAATTCGCTCATCTTGTTGAGCTCTAAAAGG containing:
- a CDS encoding bacteriocin-like WGxF protein (Built to rescue LMOF2365_14255 during structural annotation change regression.), with translation MKIVSISLVNSLLILLVVLIHKIFFRVLLLGYENLFIYWGSFVLIYFILNLITNRLLLSRA
- the gshAB gene encoding bifunctional glutamate--cysteine ligase GshA/glutathione synthetase GshB, which produces MIKLDTTMLDSFKQNPTLRKHLFSGHFGLEKENIRVTSDGKLALTPHPAIFGPKEDNPYIKTDFSESQIEMITPVTDSIDSVYEWLENLHNIVSLRSENELLWPSSNPPILPEEEDIPIAEYKTPDSPDRKYREHLAKGYGKKIQLLSGIHYNFSFPEALIDGLYAEISLPEESKQDFKNRLYLKVAKYFMKNRWLLIYLTGASPVYLADFTKTTNEETLHDGTSALRDGISLRNSNAGYKNKESLFVNYNSFDAYISSISNYIEEGKIESMREFYNPIRLKNAHTDQTVESLAKHGVEYLEIRSIDLNPLEPNGISKDELAFIHLFLIKGLLSEDRELCANNQQLADENENNIALNGLAQPAIKNCDNEEMSVVDAGLLELNKMSEFIRDLLPEDTKRQAIIEKQKERLLHPEKTIAAQVKQQVTKEGYVDFHLNQAKTYMEETEALAYKLIGAEDMELSTQIIWKDAIARGIKVDVLDRAENFLRFQKGDHVEYVKQASKTSKDNYVSVLMMENKVVTKLVLAEHDIRVPFGDSFSDQALALEAFSLFEDKQIVVKPKSTNYGWGISIFKNKFTREDYQEALNIAFSYDSSVIIEEFIPGDEFRFLVINDKVEAVLKRVPANVTGDGIHTVRELVEEKNTDPLRGTDHLKPLEKIRTGPEETLMLSMQNLSWDSIPKAKEVIYLRENSNVSTGGDSIDYTEEMDDYFKEIAIRATQVLDAKICGVDIIVPRETIDRDKHAIIELNFNPAMHMHCFPYQGEKKKIGDKILDFLFE
- a CDS encoding ATP-binding cassette domain-containing protein, whose translation is MIELVNVSKKIQDKLILEKVSLSIGAGEFIAVVGESGSGKTTLLNVIGHLDSKDSGQVIINEMEYQTKKEVMTLKKEVLGFIFQNYLLMENETVLENLSISGGENRKLMIEHLEEVGMDESYLAKKVYQLSGGEKQRIAIVRILLKPFQLLLADEPTGNLDDKNKQKIIELFLALKKQGKTIICVTHDPEISGKADRIIYIEKGEIG
- a CDS encoding Lmo2776 family bacteriocin → MKKKVCVLAIALLTVLSPMGALAAQNLNEGETSLDSLMSANKTGEKVIFSETTTGKKPLLKAAQSAGGGTFWVTWGQDRHYSNYQHTKKTHRSSASNYRATERSSWKAKNNLATAWIKSSLWGNKANWATK
- a CDS encoding bacteriocin-associated integral membrane family protein, giving the protein MKKFLSIIILVTLIIGNVMFFNFISNTLSRDFLFKEQTEVQFKYKEDYQVSDFNNSIKTFSETKNINIAQYTFLGERDLNIYGSNCQFSPNINLKKGDYPNKNQFLANEESGDKKQSGVIYHPSKYWSLKVYDFGQIKNVGLSDTFYVSGLDNQDTYQAFLKEFEQYGEITTKSVDVSWWKYINIPLLMTLLLCFAILFVFTYYYLRYSKQRLLVNRIWGNSELVTLMSLFNKTIIFTLFSVLAILITFVSIFLANGLATYLVEIVWKLLLFNVLLFIFILFPMYFFGLLRIKKIDQAKSDQRMQSSRQHLAINLVIKFVLLCLFIGTFIASHQSLQTLNTRLANIDVWEATKDIFKVKVGVLPEGIQDDLKADKELNDNLSAFYEEGTSKKEMFLMYSNNFQRSETNTFFYETYLKKDSEINSPEGNSVEIDFNYLKLNPIKSIKGQNVEKEAIISDKVLNIIVPNSKKGLEKDIKNTFLDYFYFQKVEVANIYNEALDLPDVALSKEDLSVNIIYAENNQDYFSYDSNTGDFRTGNITDPIAILYTGNIDSSSIGAHVTSSVYFVDKSKGDAFNAILPLISNSNAREITHVTSVYQEVSREITTLKWQIYQQLIGTIILALCLCSFMVLLVLSYYRENLYKQLIYHVFGYSFWKSSKWFVISNLFVSVFSGILIFILSKELVALYFSVVILLIELCVIYFLKEKVINKDFKAILKGEKYD